The following proteins come from a genomic window of Candidatus Hydrogenedens sp.:
- the lpdA gene encoding dihydrolipoyl dehydrogenase produces the protein MADYDVVVIGAGPGGYVSAIRSAQRGAKTAVVEKKYLGGVCLNIGCIPTKTLLNTAGLYRKFKKADEFGIHVDNAQLDLNQLKQRKNKVISLNTGGIERLFKSYHIDWIKGEATIHQPNEVTVDGKRITSKNLIIATGGRPIELPILPFDKKQIIDSSQALELTEIPKRIGIIGAGAIGCEFSCIWNSFGAEIHLIEMLPHILPKEDEELAKRLESIFKKEGIQVYTGSKLKEAKIKDTDITLSIEGSKNVEISVDLVLVCVGMKCNSDCIQEPLRSALKINKKGGITVNEKMETGVPGVYAIGDVIDRTWLAHGASNEGIVASTNATGGNKRMDYRILPACTFTFPELASVGLSEAKAKEQGYSVKTGKFLFSANGRAHAIGEPEGMLKIVGDARTDEILGVHILGPEAGEMIATASVAMKLESTVEELAETIFTHPTLSEVLMEASEDYYGMSIHSPAKK, from the coding sequence ATGGCTGATTATGATGTTGTTGTAATAGGTGCGGGTCCAGGTGGATATGTTTCAGCAATTCGTTCCGCACAAAGAGGTGCAAAAACAGCCGTGGTTGAAAAAAAATATTTAGGTGGCGTATGTCTAAATATTGGTTGTATCCCCACAAAAACATTACTCAATACCGCAGGACTTTATCGCAAGTTTAAAAAAGCAGATGAATTCGGTATTCATGTTGATAATGCACAATTAGACTTAAACCAATTGAAACAGCGGAAAAATAAAGTCATTTCCTTAAACACAGGAGGTATTGAACGACTTTTTAAATCGTACCATATTGACTGGATTAAAGGTGAAGCCACTATCCATCAACCCAATGAGGTTACTGTGGATGGGAAACGAATTACATCAAAAAACCTTATAATAGCCACAGGTGGAAGACCCATTGAATTACCTATCTTACCATTTGACAAAAAACAAATCATTGATAGTTCACAGGCTCTGGAACTAACTGAAATACCTAAACGAATAGGTATTATTGGAGCTGGTGCTATTGGATGCGAATTTTCCTGCATCTGGAACAGCTTTGGAGCAGAAATACATCTCATTGAAATGCTACCTCATATACTTCCTAAGGAAGATGAAGAACTTGCAAAAAGATTGGAATCTATATTCAAAAAAGAAGGCATTCAAGTTTATACAGGGAGCAAATTAAAAGAGGCAAAAATAAAAGACACAGATATTACTCTTTCTATTGAAGGAAGCAAAAATGTTGAAATTTCAGTTGACCTTGTTCTGGTATGTGTAGGGATGAAATGCAATTCCGATTGTATACAGGAACCTCTTCGTAGTGCACTCAAAATCAACAAAAAAGGGGGAATTACTGTAAATGAAAAGATGGAGACAGGGGTTCCGGGAGTATATGCAATTGGTGATGTTATTGACCGCACATGGTTAGCCCATGGTGCCTCTAATGAAGGTATCGTAGCAAGCACAAATGCCACAGGGGGAAATAAACGAATGGATTACCGTATTCTTCCCGCCTGTACATTTACATTCCCGGAACTAGCAAGTGTCGGACTATCAGAAGCGAAGGCAAAAGAACAGGGTTACTCTGTAAAAACAGGAAAATTCCTCTTTTCTGCAAATGGTAGAGCACATGCTATTGGAGAACCAGAAGGTATGCTAAAAATAGTAGGGGATGCTCGTACAGATGAAATTTTAGGTGTTCATATTTTAGGACCCGAGGCGGGAGAAATGATAGCAACGGCAAGTGTTGCTATGAAATTGGAAAGCACTGTCGAAGAATTAGCCGAAACAATCTTCACTCATCCTACTTTATCCGAAGTATTAATGGAAGCCAGTGAAGACTATTATGGAATGAGTATTCACAGCCCGGCAAAGAAATAA
- a CDS encoding dihydrolipoamide acetyltransferase family protein — protein MFEVKMPKLGQTVEEAMIVQWLKQEGDEVKEGESLFTVQTDKAEIEFESPASGTLLKILVEAGIEIPVLTVVALIGDKNEAIPAEYTQGTCPGVSPKSEIKEKSKIKEEAPTTIPSAPTISPQPIATSGDIIASPRAKKVAETHNIPLQNIQGSGVGGRIMSSDVENAIQSQAKATPVARKLAEQEGINLQNIVGSGPHGKIIKEDIEKAKVSTFQETTPSALPITMQKIPLTPMRKIIAERMGQSMHIAPHYYITVEIDMTNAKILRGKLPFKVSFNDIVLYAAVRTLREFPSVNVQWGGDCIIQMPDVNLGVAVALPQGLIVPVIKKAQELSLEGLAKKAKELITKAQNNKLLPDDYTGNTFTVSNLGPYGVDHFTAIINQPDSAILAVGQMKDRPVVVDGGIFIRPIMKVTMSCDHRVIDGALGGQFMGRFREILESADFM, from the coding sequence ATGTTTGAAGTAAAAATGCCCAAGTTAGGACAGACGGTAGAAGAAGCTATGATTGTTCAATGGCTCAAACAAGAAGGTGATGAGGTTAAAGAAGGAGAATCTTTATTTACTGTTCAAACCGATAAAGCAGAAATTGAGTTTGAATCTCCTGCAAGTGGAACACTTTTGAAAATATTGGTGGAAGCAGGAATTGAGATACCTGTATTAACTGTTGTTGCACTAATAGGAGATAAAAACGAAGCAATCCCTGCAGAATATACACAAGGAACATGCCCAGGAGTATCACCGAAATCGGAGATTAAAGAAAAATCCAAAATTAAAGAAGAAGCACCCACTACAATTCCTTCTGCACCCACTATTTCACCTCAACCTATTGCAACTTCAGGAGATATTATCGCATCTCCAAGAGCAAAAAAAGTTGCCGAAACTCATAATATTCCTTTGCAAAATATTCAGGGTTCTGGTGTCGGTGGAAGAATTATGTCCTCTGATGTTGAAAATGCTATACAATCACAAGCCAAGGCAACACCCGTAGCCCGAAAATTGGCAGAACAGGAAGGGATTAATTTACAAAATATTGTAGGTTCGGGACCTCATGGAAAAATTATAAAGGAAGATATTGAAAAGGCAAAAGTATCCACTTTTCAAGAAACTACTCCTTCTGCATTGCCCATTACCATGCAAAAAATACCGCTAACACCCATGCGGAAAATTATTGCAGAGCGGATGGGACAAAGTATGCACATTGCACCACACTATTATATAACTGTTGAAATTGATATGACCAATGCAAAAATTTTACGCGGGAAACTACCCTTTAAAGTATCTTTTAACGATATTGTTCTTTATGCAGCCGTAAGGACACTTCGTGAGTTTCCATCTGTAAATGTACAATGGGGTGGTGATTGTATTATCCAGATGCCGGATGTTAATTTAGGAGTTGCTGTTGCATTACCTCAGGGTTTAATTGTTCCAGTAATCAAAAAAGCACAGGAATTATCTTTAGAAGGGCTTGCAAAAAAAGCAAAAGAACTTATTACAAAAGCACAAAATAACAAATTACTACCCGATGACTACACAGGCAATACATTTACAGTATCGAATTTAGGACCTTATGGAGTAGACCATTTTACAGCGATTATAAACCAACCTGATAGTGCTATACTGGCGGTTGGACAGATGAAAGACCGTCCTGTAGTTGTTGACGGTGGTATATTCATTCGTCCTATAATGAAAGTTACAATGTCTTGTGACCATCGCGTAATAGATGGGGCATTAGGTGGACAATTTATGGGTAGATTCCGTGAAATATTAGAATCGGCAGATTTTATGTAA
- a CDS encoding mannitol dehydrogenase, producing the protein MKLSLQFGAGNIGRGFLGQLFYESGYHTLFIDVVPELVEQINKTKKYPIKIVGEKTYTIFVEDISALLLSEKEKVAEAVQKSDIIATAVGAKGVSAVAEILSIGITKRLEEKFIKPLNIIICENLPEPKNTFYHEITSHLPKHLLKSFEKHIGLVEASIGRMVPIITEQDKQKHPLLVRVEEYCELPVDADAFKGDIPEIKGMKLCRPFSGYVHRKLYIHNLTHAVCAYLGNLRGYKFIWEAIEDNEIYTIAKNAGIESAKAISKLDGLPFPELEEYINDLLKRYRNKHLGDQIERVARDPIRKLSMGERLIGSAMYCLKAGITPENISIGIAGAIFYNGDDESSQKLKQIKNLNGVEGVLKEICKVEETSPLFNLIMEAIKKLKDKNWL; encoded by the coding sequence ATGAAATTATCTCTGCAATTCGGTGCAGGAAATATAGGCAGAGGTTTCTTAGGCCAACTTTTTTATGAAAGTGGGTATCATACTCTTTTTATAGATGTTGTTCCTGAACTTGTTGAACAAATAAATAAAACAAAGAAATACCCAATAAAGATTGTGGGGGAAAAAACATATACTATATTTGTCGAGGACATATCGGCTCTTTTACTTTCTGAAAAAGAAAAAGTGGCAGAGGCTGTTCAAAAATCTGACATCATTGCAACAGCAGTAGGAGCAAAAGGGGTATCGGCTGTCGCAGAGATTCTCTCCATTGGAATTACCAAAAGATTAGAGGAAAAATTTATAAAGCCTCTCAATATTATAATTTGTGAAAACCTCCCAGAACCTAAGAATACTTTTTATCACGAAATAACCTCACATCTTCCCAAACATCTTCTAAAATCTTTTGAAAAACATATAGGATTGGTTGAAGCATCTATTGGGAGGATGGTTCCTATTATCACAGAACAGGATAAACAGAAACATCCTTTATTAGTTCGGGTTGAAGAATATTGTGAACTTCCCGTAGATGCAGATGCATTTAAAGGAGATATTCCCGAAATTAAAGGGATGAAACTATGTCGTCCTTTTTCTGGGTATGTTCATCGAAAATTATATATTCATAATCTTACTCATGCTGTATGTGCCTATCTGGGAAATCTAAGGGGCTATAAATTTATCTGGGAAGCCATCGAAGATAATGAAATATATACAATAGCAAAAAATGCAGGCATTGAAAGTGCAAAAGCCATTAGTAAATTAGATGGTCTTCCTTTTCCCGAACTTGAAGAATATATCAACGACCTATTAAAAAGATATAGGAATAAACATTTAGGAGACCAAATAGAACGCGTAGCAAGAGACCCTATCCGAAAGCTAAGTATGGGAGAACGGTTAATCGGTTCTGCAATGTATTGTCTGAAAGCGGGAATAACTCCTGAAAATATTTCTATAGGGATAGCAGGGGCTATATTCTATAATGGCGACGATGAATCCTCTCAAAAATTGAAGCAAATAAAAAATCTAAACGGCGTTGAGGGGGTATTAAAAGAAATTTGCAAGGTAGAGGAAACAAGTCCCCTATTTAATTTGATAATGGAAGCAATTAAAAAACTAAAAGATAAAAACTGGTTATAA